The Falsibacillus albus nucleotide sequence TTGTGATTGCTGCAATTTCTTTCAACGTAAAATCCTTATAATAAAATAGCAAAATCACTTCCCGGTATTTGATGGGCAATCCGAAAACCTCTCTTGCAATTTCAGAATCATTCTCCTTCAAAATCAACTGTGTTTCGAGGCTATTGTTGATTTCTGTTTTTGTCAGAATCGTATTGGTCAATATGACTTTTTTGTAACTCCAGGATTTTAAATAGTCCTTCGTTTTATTGATGGCAATTTTATACAGCCATGTTTTTACACTGGAACGCCCTTCAAACGTGTCCATTTTTAAAAATACAGTGATGAAAACCTCTTGCGTCAGGTCCTCCGTCAACTGCCAATCTTTCAAATAGCTATATATGATCCGCTTCACTTCTTCCCCGTAATCATCAATCAGGGTATGAATGAAATCTGTATTGCTTTCCGATTGAATTTTTTCATACAACAAGACCACCTCAAAACGATTCAATTTATTTATAGAGGCCATTATTCATGGAATAGTGACGTGATTGTAATTTTTTCCTTTAATATCACCATAACCTTTAGGAAAATTGTGGTAAAATTCATTATAGATATAGTGTAGCATTTTTTCCTTCATATCTTAAGGTAAATTTCTTAAGCTTTTCTTAAAAAAGAATTATGTATTGTGGAGGTATTGGTATGAAAACCTATCATTTTATCGGCATCAAAGGAGCTGGCATGAGCCCGTTGGCACAGATTCTGTGGGATATTGGGGTGAGGGTCCAAGGCTCAGACATAGAAGAATACACCTTTACTCAAGACGGACTAATTAAAAGAAACATTCCTATTTATTCTTTTGACGAAGAAAATATTAACGAGAATGAAATGCCTTCAACGAGTCACACCCGGAAGTTCAGAGAGCAAAGGAATTAGGTCTTGAAATTTACCGCTACCATGAGTTTTTAGGGGAGTTGGCGGAATCATATCATAGCATTGCCGTGACGGGGGCACATGGAAAGACCTCGACGACTGGATTATTATCGTATGTATTTAACCAATGTCAGCCTACTTCATATTTAGTAGGTGATGGGTATGGCAGAGGTGAAAAGAACAATCGTGATTTCATATTTGAAGCATGTGAATATAGACGGCATTTTCTTTCCTACAAACCTTCCTACGCCATATTGATCAATATCGACTTCGACCATCCGGATTATTTTGATGGGATCGATGATGTATTTGATGCGTTTCAAGCCTTTGCTGATCAAGTAAAGGAGGGCATTTTGGCTTATGGAGATGATCCCCTCGTCAAAAAATTAAAATCTTCGGCTCCTAACACTTATTACGGACTTGAAGCAGGGAATGACATTCGCGCCGTCAACATCCAAACTTCATCTGCCGGCACCACCTTTGATGTTGAAATCGGCGAGCAATTCAACGAAACATTTTCCATCAACACCTTTGGCAAACATAATATTCTTAATGCCTTGGCAGTGATCGGGATGGCCTGGATCCAGAACAAGAACGTCGAAGAAATTCAAAGAGGATTAATGGATTTCAAGGGCGTCAACCGGCGATATGCAGAGAAAATAGTAGGTAATCAAATTCTGATTGACGACTATGCCCATCATCCTGCAGAAATTGAAGCAACCATACGCGCGACAAAGGAAAAATATCCTGATAAGCGCGTCGTGTCCATCTTTCAGCCGCATACATATTCAAGGACAGAGAAATTCATCGATGCCTTTGCCCAATCGC carries:
- a CDS encoding sigma-70 family RNA polymerase sigma factor, which produces MYEKIQSESNTDFIHTLIDDYGEEVKRIIYSYLKDWQLTEDLTQEVFITVFLKMDTFEGRSSVKTWLYKIAINKTKDYLKSWSYKKVILTNTILTKTEINNSLETQLILKENDSEIAREVFGLPIKYREVILLFYYKDFTLKEIAAITNVNPSTVRTRLTRGRKILEQKLGGFLVES